A window of Ignavibacteriales bacterium genomic DNA:
CGGAATAAGCTTTGTTATATTATCAAGCTCATTAAATGTCGGGACGATTATTAGCGTTTTATTTTCAGTCATATTTTTTTAATTAATAATTGCTATTGACCTTTACCAGACAAAACTACAAAATTGTTCTAAGCAGGATTTTCAAATCCATTCTTTAACGACTATATGTTTTCAATGTAAAAAGATCGTACCTTAATTTTATTTTAACGTCTTCAATTGATTCATCATATTTATGCTTAACCTGCGCCCAGCCTGTTATTCCGGGTCTAACTTTTAATCGCCTTTTATAATAAGGAATTTCCTTCGATAATTGTTCAACAAAGAAGCTCTTTCGGGACGCGGACCAACAATGCCTCATTTCACCTTTGAGAACATTGAACATCTGTGGTATTTCATCAATGCGAACTTTG
This region includes:
- a CDS encoding sugar transferase, yielding MTSVGRFIRKVRIDEIPQMFNVLKGEMRHCWSASRKSFFVEQLSKEIPYYKRRLKVRPGITGWAQVKHKYDESIEDVKIKLRYDLFTLKTYSR